The following nucleotide sequence is from Candidatus Jordarchaeales archaeon.
GGATAGATGAAGGGCACGAAGAGTACTATTCGGCTACACGTGAATATGGTGTGATATTTGTGAGGGGAAGAGTCGCAGAAGTAATAGAAGATCCGGAAACCAAGAATCTCAAGCTTCTCGTTGAGAACACATTGACAGGAGAGCTAATGGAAATTGAAGTAGACTTGTTAGTGCTGTCAGCGGCGGTAGTACCTTCTGAGGGAACGAAGAAAATAGCGCAGATCCTGGGGCTCAACAAAAGACCAAGTGGTTTCTTAGCACCACAACACGTAGCTTTAAACCCCCAGGAGACGAAAAGCCCAGGAATATACATTTGCGGCGCTGCTTTAGGACCAAAGAACATACCCTATGCCGTTTCGAGCGCTAGGGCTGCCGCTGCTGCTGCAACGGCATGGGTGCTTTCAGGAGAAGTTTCAGTAGAAATGATGACACCAGAGGTTAACGAAGAACTTTGCGTCGGTTGCAGAAGGTGCGAAAGAACATGTCCCTTCGGTGCTATAAAGGTCATCGAGGGGAAAGCAGTCGTCAATGATGTGCGATGCAAAGGCTGCGGTTCTTGCGTGGCGTCATGCCCAGCCCATGCCCTAGACTTACGTTACTACAGAGATAAACAAATAATAGAGGAGCTGAAAGCTGTGATTGAAGCTCACTAATTGAGGGGGCCGATGACCACGCCAGCGAAACCCTTTAAAGGGAGCTGGCGTGGAAGGCACTGGCTAGCGGCCAGGAAACCCTCAATAACTCATCTACTTATACTCATGCGTAAACACATTGCAAGAGTAAACGTTTTATAATACTGCTTTTGAAAAAGTCCACCGAGGTGTGGCGGATGGATACGCCGAAATTTAGCATAGTGTCTTTCTGTTGCTGGAAGTGAGGCTACGGTGCCAGCGATCTAACAGGCGTTTCTAGGGTACAATATGACCCTTCGGTGATGATAGTGCGAGTCAAGTGTACTGGAAGAGTCGATGTTAAACATATCCTGGAGGCAATAAGGCATGGCGTGGATGGCGTCATGGTTGTCGGTTGACACCCAGGCGAGTGCGATTTTGGTGACGGAAACATAAAAGCAAGGCAACGAGTAGAGTTCGCAAAGAAAGTGCTTGACAAAGTTGGTCTTGGAGGAGACAGGGTTAACATGTACAATGTCTCAGCCGCCGAGATTGGAAAATTCAGAGATGCAATAGTAGATATGGTTGGAAAAATAGAGAAACTTGGTCCAAACCCCCTGAAAGCCAAAAAGTAACCCACTTTAAAAGCGCAGGGAATGAGCCTCAGGCCTAAAGCAGGTGCCTGAGGTGACTGGCCCTCGTAAGCGGTGGGCCAATCACAATTTATATAATTGTAAAATGTTTTCAGGTGTGACGAAAAAAGAGAAGGTAAAATGTTAGCGGTCTTGGGTCTGGAGGGTTTCCAAGTTGATCGATCTTAGATGGAAAGTTGATGCCATTACCGAAGCTGCGGATAGCTTTAGAGTCAGAGCGTTCTTCACTGGTGAAAAAGAGATAGTAGAAGCAGGGAAATTCTCTAAAGAAGAGTACGAGAAATATTTAGACTACCTGCTAGAGGACGAGTACAGTAGGAGGCTTGTTCTCAGGGTCATTAGGGAAAAAGGAAGTATTACCTTTAACGAAATAGCTCGTGAGCTGGGTATTTCCAGGATTGAAGTTGCCAGACACGTTGGCTTACTGAGATACGAGGGATTAATCGAGCTTAAGGAAAACGAAGTTGTAGTCGCCAAGAGTGAGGTGTTGCAGAGGACACCCTATGAAAAAATAAAGTTCATTGTCGAGGAAGGATTGTGCACTGGGTGCGGCGGATGCATCGCAGCTTGTCCTGTTCGGGCTATAACCTTCGTCAATGAAAAGCCCGTAATAGACGAAGAGAAGTGCATAGGTTGCGGTATTTGCAACGTTCATTGTCCAAGGACGTTTTTCCCCATGAGCTTTCTCAGGGAGAGTTTGAAGGGGAGCCCGGTAAACTTAGAAGCAGAAGGTATATCTTTCTTTAGGAAGGCGTATATGGCGCAGACAACTAAGGAAAAGATAAGACAAGTTTGCCAGGACGGAGGAATTGTAACATCAATTCTGGCCTATCTTTTCGATAAAGGTATGATAGATTGCGCTATTGGTGTCAAGAAAGTCGATGAGACATGGAAAACGCAAGCCGTAGTGGTTACCAATATAGAGGAGTTGCTCGAAACTGCAGGCACTAAGTACACGGTAACTCCAACTATTTCGGCACTTGAAGAAGTCAAAAGAAGGGGATTGAAGAGAGTTGCTGTTGTAGGAGTACCCTGCCAGATACACGCAATCAGGAAGGCAGAAGCATACTCTTCGGAACTTTTGGCCTCACTAGGAAAAGTGATCGTTTCAATAGGGAT
It contains:
- a CDS encoding hydrogenase iron-sulfur subunit — protein: MDTPKFSIVSFCCWKUGYGASDLTGVSRVQYDPSVMIVRVKCTGRVDVKHILEAIRHGVDGVMVVGUHPGECDFGDGNIKARQRVEFAKKVLDKVGLGGDRVNMYNVSAAEIGKFRDAIVDMVGKIEKLGPNPLKAKK
- a CDS encoding Coenzyme F420 hydrogenase/dehydrogenase, beta subunit C-terminal domain encodes the protein MIDLRWKVDAITEAADSFRVRAFFTGEKEIVEAGKFSKEEYEKYLDYLLEDEYSRRLVLRVIREKGSITFNEIARELGISRIEVARHVGLLRYEGLIELKENEVVVAKSEVLQRTPYEKIKFIVEEGLCTGCGGCIAACPVRAITFVNEKPVIDEEKCIGCGICNVHCPRTFFPMSFLRESLKGSPVNLEAEGISFFRKAYMAQTTKEKIRQVCQDGGIVTSILAYLFDKGMIDCAIGVKKVDETWKTQAVVVTNIEELLETAGTKYTVTPTISALEEVKRRGLKRVAVVGVPCQIHAIRKAEAYSSELLASLGKVIVSIGIFCMENFGHETLREIVEGRLGVKIEEVTKCNIDKGKFFVRTKSGEERSIPVKEISELARHACHYCPDLSNELADISVGSIGSPKGWSTVIVRTEKGEEIFDGAVKEGYITVNPLPSDGMDLLQKLARGKRKRNLETLNKRAEERKYATLIL